One window of the Pseudomonas sp. MPC6 genome contains the following:
- a CDS encoding ParA family protein, which produces MNAATEQLDQYTFTDFTALRYSPKFVAESLQISTQTLKAIEKDNDLIIDRIRGPVGVRSYSLMDMFRIAAIRRQNGNTKGLGRQITISTYVQKGGTAKTTTTCNTGILSALAGYKTLIIDNDPQADVSSMLGYDPDQTTEELAELGLPVDRAVEGHLGNLMRLGSTFPAMDLDQVIKKPFGEDGPHLIPAFDSLDDMDVVLRNAQGADFRYSLFIERARQGKVPHCDLSSYDVIIMDNAPSGTMLSRNSLAAADFLLCPIRMDKFSFRALSRLAFKINDMSQDFGRAPEIIAIPTMYIRNRPRIQANLARLSSLFPGKVTEQQLIHSEDYSKSLEDGVPLVLWKQGTENSLGAFRKVFDEVMERAKSVLEKSK; this is translated from the coding sequence ATGAATGCAGCTACTGAACAACTCGATCAATACACGTTCACCGACTTCACCGCCTTGAGATACAGCCCGAAATTTGTAGCGGAAAGCTTGCAGATCAGCACGCAAACCCTCAAGGCGATCGAGAAGGATAATGACCTCATAATCGACCGGATTCGTGGGCCTGTCGGTGTTCGAAGCTACTCATTGATGGATATGTTTCGAATCGCTGCAATCCGTCGCCAGAATGGCAATACCAAAGGCCTTGGCCGACAAATCACTATCAGCACTTATGTGCAAAAAGGCGGCACCGCAAAAACCACCACCACCTGCAACACAGGCATCTTGTCAGCGCTCGCCGGGTATAAAACGCTGATCATCGACAACGATCCTCAGGCTGACGTTTCCAGCATGTTGGGCTATGACCCCGATCAGACCACTGAAGAACTTGCCGAGCTCGGCCTACCGGTGGACCGTGCAGTTGAAGGTCATTTGGGCAACTTGATGCGCCTCGGGTCGACGTTCCCCGCAATGGATCTGGACCAGGTGATCAAGAAGCCTTTCGGCGAGGATGGCCCCCACCTGATTCCCGCTTTCGATTCACTTGATGACATGGATGTGGTTCTTCGCAACGCACAAGGCGCTGACTTTCGCTATTCGTTGTTCATTGAGCGCGCTCGCCAAGGGAAGGTCCCGCATTGCGACCTTTCAAGCTACGACGTAATCATCATGGACAACGCCCCTTCTGGCACCATGCTTTCGCGTAACAGCCTCGCTGCCGCGGATTTTTTGTTGTGCCCAATACGCATGGACAAATTTTCGTTCCGTGCCCTGTCGCGGCTGGCTTTTAAGATCAATGACATGAGCCAGGACTTTGGCCGGGCACCCGAAATCATCGCTATTCCGACGATGTACATCCGGAACCGTCCACGTATTCAAGCCAACTTGGCTAGGCTTTCCTCGCTGTTCCCGGGTAAGGTGACCGAGCAACAGTTGATCCATTCCGAGGACTATTCGAAGAGCTTGGAAGACGGCGTGCCATTGGTGCTCTGGAAACAAGGCACCGAAAATTCCCTTGGTGCCTTCCGTAAGGTTTTTGACGAAGTGATGGAACGGGCTAAGTCCGTGCTGGAGAAATCCAAATGA